A section of the Paenibacillus odorifer genome encodes:
- a CDS encoding S-layer homology domain-containing protein codes for MNRRHFRKRFFSITMTTALVVGMFPAFTLSAASAATVNSIYAAAHMGATTIADTTLPSSIDIGDQSTAVNWNIGADTFAVPYDAVTVSGTANGGRVVASVEVIPPASNPLVYFVDSGRGGDSVGNEPTSSPLYEAVRTLSGSDLLNQSPDQKYISGTADWGFDDSVNKVKNSKDGGLTDPATDPSLWTVGLRADPASNHIVYKLKALEAGTYTLSSGFHDWYGSRSRVIRPQIEYKDASGATKTILFDQFNTNVTKLISGEFTIPGDIDVSSPMTLTYAYVADEKPILSWFAVAKGGIKKQIEEATQSAASMVKVLLDGNDIQADNVNGLTFKGFGVLSANSTSALLMDYKSEHPEAYAETLQILFGGEHPLMTHVKIEMGNDRNNSTGPDPATMRTADEEANVTRHPGFQLAADAKAVNPDLKVSILRWSAPAWANNNDKIYTWYKKTILAAYREYGYMADYVNPYINEHAPDLAWTKQYAERVKTDSEGFNSTEEGELYNRIKSVISDEVGIGSFGASMVSDPSLREAVPIAGYHYNTDDDSAGNFKKLAEQYDIEVWNSEAQSTFSNSSFRPNNNMKDPTVAGTGIGGVGSPLEMSNTIIKGFVNSRRTHFIYQPAIGSFYEGGQYSFKELVSMRDPWSGWIHYDAGLVTLQHYSWFANVGWENEDNTAGIWRAVPQASSTGAAGTNPVSGRNGSPSYITLAAPDKKDFSTVIVNDSEYSKIYKLQTVNMAYTGNPSMEVWETRAADAGEAFNSNYMQYLGDITADGSGVYTVKVKPYSTVTVSTLKNKDKEEYNTPLPVEGERTVLDTDTTGAGHSTGDNILYADDFDYSKQTVVKIGAGGQYEGTQSYIESRGGSQSVTPRYTHDRNGAFEAYLPDGSDNYVLRQQLDTGTMGLGGTWNSGDPVTAIGDNRWMNYKASVDVSFETNNTQGGANYAAIGARYQGGGSSHSITGTPYVLKFWFDGGWQLLVNNSAVASGNAANGSGGVKIDGFDTAYDAWHNIAVQVAGDKVTAYLDGVKLASYTDPTPELSGRVDLASGYYHVRFDNLKVEKVEGYTPYYSELLDNLEMYDLAAAPNPKLIYTGSWSHINGAGMYIYQRSLSTSQAVDAAMEYTFEGTGLDILGANNGSAKLEVTVDGKVITLSADTLASKELYQTYTLRGLKYGQHHVQIKVVSGTLVVDAVAVVSGEVTGTVDTAALQAAVTAAKEMNKQDEYSDRDWQLFVDAQSAAQEALDNPILYKLDQEGVTQLEARLISAQNQLTTGDIRELVAPQDLATYAGKLPNLPDKVEATRADGSKLLVSVKWNVNAASFNNPYERVAVTGTYGNLKTTCYVEVVPEGLLYFLDAGVSVDGITPPYTLIKDFVGDSLFNNKADQPSTGNSVWGHTSTKYLLKGLGGAVVPSDKSQTGVYGSDTKNNPLVYLLPLNAGKYTITSFHRDWWNNTNRTMDITLSYIDSEGKEVTKPVRTGLVAGPNGAMINYDFTLPLSGTVKYSINNTYSGNQAALISYVAVARDKASVANEQAVNEAKSIIEGAVYSVQKEAANSEEAVQTWLLQTIGALPGLNDTGVAIGEITLASFQEATDETNGSFSFTVSLSKGEATADSSASGTIKLPEPDTVQPLITLLGDATVILHIGSEYTDAGATAYDDKDGDITDRITTTVSSEVYGLTALDTAKADIYTFHYNVSDTAGNAAAEVTRKVVVALDPDVMKPVITLLGEPSIQLENGASYTDAGATAVDDRDGDITEHIVATITKNEENVLALDTKAAGIYTYHYNVSDAAGNAAIEVTRTVTVGEAEQPPVVTPTPTPTPTPTPTPTPEPEPEPTTVPTSPPAPTEAPVWTAAPTPAVTPSPAPTPLPQAEKVLDRKDFAAPVGGVITVQLTEATESILLPAGLSGIIGENTLRLDWSKVAIYLTPEVLKSIQEKAIGGQTEGARIKLSAVKVSRDAVEQLINNRAANGSVHLSAASDVINFSLEVVAANGTAVTVTAFDKPLTLTFNVDPDANISLLGSYYISANGALDFMGGTLTNGKWTAEIRHFSQYAVLEYDKLFTDVSSDSWATNVIKTMAAKHIIEGISSTEFNPQGDVTRAQFAAMIARALGLKAGSHATFGDVDSKAWYAEAVAAVSGAGIVLGRSADSFAPDQSITREEMAVMIVRAYEYLQGSGTNEPAVGSFSDYSRIHDWAKSAANIAEQAGLIKGRGNKQFAPQETMTRAEGAQVISNLLGYL; via the coding sequence ATGAACAGAAGGCACTTTCGTAAAAGGTTTTTCTCAATAACGATGACTACTGCGCTCGTAGTTGGGATGTTTCCGGCATTCACTCTGTCTGCAGCCTCTGCTGCTACCGTAAATTCTATCTACGCTGCCGCCCATATGGGGGCGACAACAATTGCAGATACTACTCTGCCATCCAGCATTGATATCGGAGACCAGAGCACAGCAGTGAACTGGAATATTGGTGCAGATACCTTTGCCGTGCCATACGATGCCGTGACCGTCAGCGGTACAGCGAACGGGGGGCGGGTCGTTGCCAGTGTGGAAGTTATTCCGCCCGCAAGTAATCCGTTGGTTTACTTTGTGGATAGCGGCAGAGGGGGCGATTCCGTAGGCAACGAGCCTACTTCCTCGCCGCTGTACGAAGCGGTTCGCACGCTGAGCGGCAGCGATTTGCTCAACCAGTCCCCCGACCAGAAGTATATCAGCGGTACGGCGGACTGGGGATTTGATGATTCCGTAAACAAGGTCAAGAATTCCAAAGACGGGGGACTTACCGATCCAGCTACTGATCCGTCCCTATGGACTGTCGGACTTCGTGCCGACCCTGCCAGCAATCATATCGTGTATAAATTAAAAGCGCTTGAAGCTGGAACCTATACGCTCAGCAGCGGTTTCCATGATTGGTATGGCAGCCGCTCCCGTGTAATACGTCCTCAGATCGAGTATAAGGATGCTAGCGGGGCAACCAAGACGATCTTGTTTGACCAGTTCAACACTAATGTGACTAAGCTAATTTCAGGCGAATTCACCATTCCTGGAGACATTGACGTTAGTAGTCCAATGACGTTGACTTACGCCTATGTTGCTGACGAAAAACCTATTTTGAGCTGGTTCGCCGTTGCCAAGGGCGGAATCAAGAAACAGATCGAAGAAGCTACACAGAGCGCAGCTTCTATGGTCAAGGTTCTGCTTGACGGCAACGATATCCAAGCTGACAATGTCAACGGCCTCACATTCAAGGGATTTGGTGTACTAAGCGCTAACAGCACCAGTGCGCTTTTGATGGATTATAAGTCAGAGCATCCAGAGGCTTATGCAGAAACGCTTCAGATCTTATTTGGTGGAGAACATCCGCTCATGACGCATGTGAAAATCGAGATGGGCAATGACCGCAATAACTCCACCGGACCTGACCCGGCGACTATGCGTACGGCCGATGAAGAGGCAAATGTTACCCGGCATCCCGGCTTCCAGCTTGCCGCAGATGCCAAGGCAGTGAACCCTGATCTTAAAGTGAGCATCCTGCGATGGAGTGCTCCGGCCTGGGCGAATAACAACGACAAAATCTATACCTGGTACAAAAAAACCATTCTGGCCGCTTATCGTGAATACGGTTATATGGCCGATTACGTTAATCCTTATATCAACGAGCACGCTCCAGATTTGGCGTGGACCAAACAGTACGCTGAGAGAGTCAAGACTGACAGCGAAGGCTTCAACAGCACCGAAGAGGGGGAACTGTACAACCGGATCAAGTCTGTGATTTCCGATGAAGTCGGGATTGGTAGCTTCGGTGCCAGTATGGTGAGTGATCCTTCTCTGCGGGAAGCTGTGCCGATTGCTGGATACCACTACAACACGGACGACGACAGCGCAGGCAATTTCAAAAAACTCGCAGAACAATATGATATTGAGGTCTGGAACAGTGAGGCGCAGTCTACCTTCAGTAATTCCTCTTTCCGTCCTAACAACAATATGAAAGATCCTACAGTGGCAGGAACCGGCATTGGTGGTGTCGGCAGTCCGCTGGAGATGAGTAACACGATTATTAAAGGATTCGTTAACTCCCGCCGGACGCACTTTATTTACCAGCCAGCCATTGGCTCCTTCTATGAAGGCGGACAATATTCCTTCAAGGAATTGGTCAGCATGCGCGATCCGTGGTCAGGCTGGATTCATTATGATGCGGGTCTTGTTACTCTGCAGCATTACAGCTGGTTTGCGAATGTAGGCTGGGAGAACGAGGATAATACTGCTGGGATCTGGCGAGCGGTTCCTCAAGCCAGCTCCACAGGTGCGGCAGGCACCAATCCGGTCAGCGGCCGCAACGGTTCCCCTAGCTATATAACCCTTGCAGCACCTGATAAAAAAGATTTCTCGACGGTTATCGTGAACGACAGCGAGTATTCCAAAATCTACAAGCTGCAGACAGTCAATATGGCTTATACGGGTAATCCATCCATGGAAGTATGGGAAACCCGTGCTGCTGATGCAGGAGAAGCGTTCAACAGCAATTATATGCAGTATCTCGGTGATATCACTGCTGATGGCAGCGGGGTGTATACCGTTAAAGTTAAACCGTATTCGACCGTGACCGTGTCTACTTTGAAGAACAAGGACAAAGAAGAATATAATACACCGCTGCCTGTAGAAGGCGAGCGTACCGTACTGGATACCGATACTACAGGAGCGGGACACAGTACTGGGGACAACATTCTGTACGCTGATGATTTTGACTATTCTAAGCAAACAGTCGTGAAGATTGGTGCAGGCGGCCAATATGAGGGTACCCAGAGCTATATTGAATCCCGCGGCGGTTCCCAAAGCGTTACCCCGCGTTATACCCATGACCGCAATGGGGCATTTGAGGCCTATCTTCCGGACGGGTCTGATAATTATGTCCTGCGGCAGCAGCTGGACACGGGAACCATGGGGCTTGGCGGCACATGGAACAGCGGAGATCCAGTAACGGCCATCGGCGACAACCGGTGGATGAACTACAAGGCCAGTGTTGATGTTTCGTTCGAAACAAACAATACTCAGGGCGGAGCCAATTATGCTGCGATAGGTGCCCGTTATCAGGGAGGTGGCAGTTCCCACTCCATAACCGGTACACCGTATGTGCTGAAATTCTGGTTCGACGGCGGCTGGCAGCTGCTGGTCAACAATAGCGCAGTTGCGAGCGGAAATGCCGCGAACGGTTCCGGCGGCGTGAAGATCGACGGATTCGATACCGCATATGACGCATGGCATAATATTGCCGTTCAGGTTGCGGGCGATAAAGTGACCGCCTATCTGGATGGGGTGAAGCTGGCTTCCTATACCGATCCTACTCCTGAATTGTCCGGCCGGGTAGATCTGGCCAGCGGCTACTATCACGTCCGCTTCGATAATTTGAAGGTGGAGAAGGTTGAGGGCTACACGCCGTATTATTCAGAGCTTCTAGACAATCTTGAAATGTATGACCTGGCTGCTGCTCCGAACCCTAAATTGATATATACCGGGTCGTGGAGCCATATAAACGGAGCGGGCATGTACATTTACCAGCGTTCTCTTTCTACCAGCCAGGCTGTAGACGCTGCAATGGAATACACGTTTGAAGGTACCGGACTGGATATTCTAGGAGCGAATAACGGATCGGCGAAGCTTGAGGTAACGGTGGACGGAAAAGTTATTACTCTATCGGCTGATACATTAGCTTCCAAGGAGCTGTACCAGACGTACACACTCCGCGGGCTTAAATATGGCCAGCACCATGTGCAAATAAAGGTGGTAAGCGGCACCTTGGTTGTCGATGCGGTGGCGGTTGTTTCCGGGGAAGTAACCGGTACTGTAGATACTGCTGCTCTTCAGGCGGCGGTAACAGCCGCGAAAGAAATGAACAAACAGGATGAATATTCGGACAGAGACTGGCAGCTCTTCGTAGATGCACAGAGCGCTGCACAGGAAGCGCTGGATAATCCTATTTTATACAAATTGGATCAGGAAGGAGTTACTCAGCTTGAAGCACGCCTGATCTCCGCCCAGAACCAGTTGACTACGGGAGATATACGGGAGCTTGTCGCTCCTCAGGATTTGGCTACTTATGCCGGAAAACTGCCGAATCTTCCAGACAAGGTGGAAGCCACTCGGGCAGACGGATCCAAATTGCTGGTATCAGTAAAGTGGAATGTAAATGCGGCCAGCTTCAATAATCCGTATGAACGGGTAGCTGTAACCGGCACTTATGGAAATCTGAAAACAACTTGTTATGTGGAAGTGGTGCCGGAGGGGCTCTTATACTTCCTCGATGCTGGTGTATCGGTGGACGGTATCACGCCGCCGTATACGTTAATCAAGGATTTTGTAGGTGACAGCTTGTTTAATAACAAGGCGGATCAGCCTTCGACAGGCAATAGCGTATGGGGGCATACCAGTACTAAGTACCTCCTCAAGGGGCTTGGTGGCGCTGTAGTTCCTTCTGATAAAAGTCAGACAGGTGTTTATGGTTCGGATACAAAAAATAATCCACTTGTATACCTGCTCCCTTTGAACGCAGGCAAATATACGATTACGTCATTCCATCGGGACTGGTGGAACAACACCAACCGCACGATGGATATTACGCTCAGCTATATTGACTCTGAAGGGAAAGAAGTGACCAAACCGGTCCGAACCGGCCTCGTCGCAGGTCCTAATGGCGCTATGATTAACTATGACTTCACGCTTCCGTTGAGCGGTACTGTGAAATACTCAATAAACAATACGTATTCAGGCAATCAGGCTGCATTGATCAGCTATGTGGCTGTAGCTAGAGATAAAGCCAGCGTTGCTAATGAGCAGGCTGTAAATGAGGCTAAGAGTATCATAGAAGGTGCGGTATACAGCGTGCAGAAGGAAGCGGCAAACAGCGAAGAAGCTGTCCAGACTTGGCTGCTGCAGACGATAGGCGCTCTGCCCGGTCTCAATGATACTGGAGTTGCGATCGGTGAGATTACCTTGGCTTCCTTCCAAGAAGCAACCGATGAGACTAACGGAAGCTTCAGCTTTACGGTATCACTGAGTAAGGGAGAGGCTACAGCGGACAGTTCAGCGAGCGGAACAATCAAGCTGCCGGAGCCGGATACTGTTCAGCCTTTGATTACTCTGTTAGGTGATGCGACAGTGATTTTGCACATCGGTTCTGAATATACAGATGCAGGAGCGACTGCTTATGATGACAAGGATGGTGATATTACAGACCGTATAACTACAACAGTTAGCAGTGAAGTATACGGCTTGACTGCTCTCGATACGGCGAAAGCTGATATTTATACCTTCCATTATAATGTCAGCGATACTGCAGGCAATGCGGCTGCGGAAGTGACAAGAAAAGTAGTCGTTGCACTTGATCCGGATGTAATGAAGCCGGTGATTACACTGCTTGGTGAACCATCCATTCAACTGGAAAATGGCGCAAGCTATACGGATGCCGGAGCCACAGCGGTAGATGACCGTGACGGCGACATTACGGAGCACATTGTAGCAACGATTACGAAGAATGAGGAGAATGTGCTGGCACTGGACACTAAGGCGGCAGGCATCTACACCTATCATTATAATGTGAGTGATGCGGCGGGCAACGCGGCTATCGAAGTGACTAGAACCGTGACAGTGGGCGAAGCAGAGCAACCTCCGGTAGTGACACCAACACCAACACCAACACCAACACCAACACCAACACCAACACCGGAACCGGAGCCGGAGCCAACAACAGTACCAACATCTCCGCCGGCGCCAACGGAAGCACCAGTGTGGACGGCAGCACCAACGCCAGCAGTCACCCCGTCCCCGGCGCCAACACCGCTGCCGCAGGCCGAAAAGGTTCTTGATCGAAAGGATTTTGCGGCACCGGTTGGAGGAGTAATAACGGTTCAGCTCACTGAAGCTACAGAATCCATATTGCTTCCAGCAGGATTATCAGGAATCATCGGAGAGAACACTCTACGTCTGGATTGGAGTAAGGTTGCTATCTATCTGACCCCAGAAGTGTTGAAGAGCATTCAAGAAAAAGCTATTGGAGGTCAAACGGAGGGGGCGCGAATTAAGCTCTCAGCAGTGAAGGTATCCAGAGATGCTGTGGAACAGTTAATCAATAATCGGGCTGCTAATGGTTCCGTACATTTATCTGCGGCAAGTGATGTGATCAACTTCAGCTTGGAGGTTGTTGCTGCGAACGGCACTGCTGTAACGGTAACTGCTTTTGATAAACCGTTGACACTTACGTTCAACGTAGATCCGGATGCCAATATAAGCTTGCTAGGCAGCTACTATATTTCTGCAAATGGTGCGCTTGATTTCATGGGCGGAACGTTGACTAATGGTAAGTGGACTGCTGAAATACGGCATTTCAGCCAGTATGCGGTCCTGGAATACGATAAGCTGTTCACGGATGTCAGCAGTGACAGCTGGGCCACTAATGTGATTAAGACCATGGCCGCGAAGCATATTATCGAAGGCATTTCCAGTACGGAATTTAATCCGCAAGGGGATGTAACTAGGGCACAATTCGCTGCTATGATTGCACGCGCGCTTGGGCTTAAGGCAGGAAGCCATGCAACATTTGGTGATGTGGATTCCAAGGCCTGGTATGCCGAAGCCGTTGCAGCTGTTAGCGGAGCTGGCATCGTGCTCGGACGAAGTGCAGATTCGTTCGCACCGGATCAGAGCATTACCCGCGAGGAAATGGCTGTGATGATCGTTCGTGCTTATGAATATTTGCAGGGAAGCGGGACCAATGAACCTGCTGTAGGATCGTTCAGTGATTATTCCCGGATTCATGACTGGGCGAAGAGCGCAGCAAATATCGCCGAACAGGCGGGACTGATCAAGGGACGCGGCAATAAGCAATTCGCGCCACAAGAGACGATGACCCGTGCCGAAGGTGCGCAAGTTATCTCCAATCTGCTGGGATATTTGTAA
- a CDS encoding helix-turn-helix domain-containing protein — translation MINLKGAIPMKHAQYYEPFDGDILAGIGNSPISPTRDFHIHDHYEIFLFLGGKVNGFVDQFSYPLQRGNVLLFNNHEIHKIINLSPEPYERLTIHFKAPLVYPFCTASTNLLACFQNRQPGEHNLAQMDEPLIAEYTTLASRLIETLENQQYGSEVLALTYLVQILVLINELYSRTRSTVPSIISSHIQSAMSYIDNHLHLNLSLEQIAGELNVDKYYLSHLFKQQTGGTIYRYVLLKKIALSKQLLSAGNSVSDTCYLSGFNDYANFIRTFKNITGIPPGKYGKRAEL, via the coding sequence GTGATCAATCTGAAAGGGGCAATTCCAATGAAGCATGCCCAGTATTATGAGCCGTTCGATGGAGATATTCTGGCAGGTATCGGAAACTCGCCCATCTCACCTACCAGGGATTTTCACATCCATGATCACTATGAGATTTTCCTGTTCTTGGGCGGCAAGGTGAACGGTTTTGTAGATCAGTTCAGCTATCCCCTGCAGCGGGGCAATGTTCTGTTGTTCAACAATCACGAGATTCATAAAATCATCAATTTATCTCCAGAGCCTTATGAACGGTTGACAATCCATTTCAAAGCTCCACTTGTCTATCCCTTCTGTACCGCATCTACAAATCTGCTCGCTTGTTTCCAGAACCGCCAGCCCGGAGAACATAATCTCGCGCAAATGGATGAACCGCTGATTGCAGAGTATACAACCCTTGCTTCCCGCCTGATTGAGACATTAGAGAATCAGCAGTACGGGAGCGAAGTTCTGGCTCTGACCTACCTGGTTCAGATCCTCGTCCTCATCAATGAGCTGTACAGCCGTACCCGATCCACCGTGCCCAGCATTATTTCCTCACATATTCAATCAGCCATGAGCTATATCGACAACCACTTGCATCTAAATCTGTCACTGGAGCAAATCGCTGGAGAACTGAACGTCGATAAATATTATCTCAGCCATCTGTTCAAACAGCAGACAGGCGGAACCATCTACCGTTACGTCTTGCTCAAAAAAATAGCGTTATCCAAGCAGCTCTTGTCCGCCGGGAACTCCGTATCCGATACCTGCTATCTGTCCGGCTTTAACGATTATGCCAATTTCATCCGTACCTTCAAGAACATCACGGGCATTCCACCTGGGAAATATGGTAAAAGAGCTGAGCTATAA
- a CDS encoding DUF2264 domain-containing protein encodes MNGKEQRKYWLDTMLLIGGPVLNALAERKLKEQLPTEFHRDRSQFAHLEAFARLACGMAPWLELEGLEGAEEQLRARYAGLMLEAIDAAVDPNSPDYMEFKTEGQPLVDAAFLAHALVRAPKQLAGKLSARVKGNLITALKQTRRTAPSGSNWLLFSAMVEAALYILGDPEYDRMRVGYAVHMFMDWYKGDGVYGDGKDFHWDYYNSFVIQPMLVDVVALFKQESEQYSALKPLILERAQRYATVLERSIAPDGTYPFIGRSIVYRFGAFQLLSQAALQHFLEEALPPAQVRCALTAVITRIMEYPGTLDESGWLRPGVYGYQPELAESYINTGSLYLCASVFLPLGLLPSDPFWSGEEMKWTSLKIAAGEDVMRDHALE; translated from the coding sequence ATGAATGGGAAGGAACAGCGTAAATACTGGCTGGATACAATGCTGCTGATCGGGGGGCCTGTGCTGAATGCTTTGGCTGAGCGGAAATTAAAGGAACAGCTGCCTACAGAGTTTCATAGGGATCGGAGCCAGTTTGCCCATTTGGAGGCTTTTGCGAGATTGGCTTGCGGAATGGCCCCTTGGCTTGAACTAGAGGGACTTGAGGGTGCGGAAGAACAGCTTAGAGCACGTTATGCAGGGCTAATGCTGGAAGCCATTGATGCCGCTGTTGATCCGAATTCACCTGATTATATGGAATTCAAGACCGAAGGCCAACCGCTGGTTGATGCGGCATTCCTGGCACACGCGCTGGTGCGTGCGCCAAAGCAGCTTGCCGGCAAGCTGAGTGCGCGGGTCAAAGGGAACTTAATAACAGCGTTGAAGCAGACACGCCGGACAGCGCCAAGCGGAAGCAACTGGCTGCTGTTCAGTGCAATGGTGGAAGCCGCTTTGTATATACTCGGCGATCCTGAATATGACCGGATGCGCGTTGGTTATGCGGTCCATATGTTCATGGATTGGTATAAGGGCGACGGAGTTTACGGGGATGGCAAGGACTTTCACTGGGATTATTACAACAGCTTTGTTATTCAGCCGATGCTGGTGGATGTAGTAGCACTTTTTAAACAGGAGTCGGAGCAATATTCCGCATTGAAACCGCTGATTCTGGAACGGGCACAGCGATACGCTACTGTTCTCGAACGGAGCATTGCACCGGATGGAACCTATCCCTTTATCGGGCGTTCGATCGTTTACCGTTTTGGGGCGTTTCAACTGCTGTCGCAGGCGGCGCTGCAGCATTTTCTCGAGGAAGCATTGCCTCCTGCACAGGTACGCTGCGCTTTGACAGCTGTGATTACGCGAATTATGGAATATCCGGGTACGCTGGATGAGTCCGGATGGCTACGTCCGGGGGTATACGGTTATCAGCCGGAGCTTGCGGAGAGCTATATCAATACAGGCAGTCTTTATTTATGCGCCTCCGTATTCCTCCCGCTGGGGCTGCTCCCTTCTGATCCTTTCTGGTCAGGGGAAGAGATGAAATGGACTTCATTAAAAATTGCAGCCGGTGAGGATGTTATGAGAGATCATGCCTTGGAATAA
- a CDS encoding heparinase II/III family protein, translating into MNKQMLLEIVHKMKPVDLSLYYPKGDAVAFWKRALSSGVLQVDISEIRAEAVRLDGQSIPELSYTLFSIYSRTGSRLEYERVYFERRRRLNTYVFLALLEPDHPEVLEKLEDILWAICDEYTWCLPAHLPADHNAADINRYIDLFSSETGFTLSEVLLLLGERLSQLLRSRIHHEVERRLFRPFLENGPYDWETARHNWAAVCAGSIGAAALLSVEDPAMLADILLRTERAMLYYLEGFGEDGACLEGLGYWNYGFGYFTYYSDLLCSRSAGRLDWFKQEKVAQIARFQQKCFIDGSHVANFSDSVPQVLVHMGLSHYLAEVCTDVERPPSALRAPYTEDHCSRFAPAFRNLIWTRAGKEDEAWRAASYFLPDAAWLVSRHMSEAGSFGFATKGGHNAEPHNHNDLGHFILSGRGEIYASDLGSGEYTADYFGAGRYQYDCNGSQGHSLPIIDGQYQLAGREFSSTVLHASAAEESDELTLDLTQAYQVTGLQSLIRSFVWHKEERPRLELTDTYRYAGIPASWTERFVTWREPKLLHPGTLLLPGTTARGVEVTYDSLKVEPEITVHVYRDHFGMEKLWYSLDFHVLQLGAEGKLLFTFQFL; encoded by the coding sequence ATGAATAAACAGATGCTTTTGGAAATAGTGCATAAAATGAAGCCAGTCGATCTGAGCTTGTATTATCCAAAGGGGGATGCGGTTGCTTTTTGGAAACGGGCGTTATCATCGGGAGTACTACAGGTAGATATCAGCGAAATCCGCGCGGAGGCGGTAAGGCTGGACGGGCAGTCTATACCTGAACTGTCGTATACGTTATTTTCCATTTATTCGCGTACGGGTTCGAGGCTGGAATATGAACGGGTCTATTTTGAACGGAGAAGAAGGCTGAATACTTATGTATTTCTGGCTTTGCTGGAGCCGGATCATCCGGAAGTACTGGAGAAGCTGGAGGACATCCTCTGGGCTATATGCGATGAGTACACCTGGTGTCTTCCGGCCCACCTCCCAGCGGATCATAATGCAGCTGATATCAACCGGTATATTGATCTGTTTTCTTCCGAGACCGGATTTACTTTAAGTGAAGTTTTACTTTTGCTCGGGGAACGACTTTCGCAGCTTCTGAGATCCCGAATCCACCATGAAGTAGAGCGGAGACTGTTTCGTCCATTTCTTGAAAATGGCCCTTATGATTGGGAGACAGCGCGGCATAATTGGGCAGCGGTCTGTGCGGGATCAATCGGGGCTGCTGCCTTGCTGTCTGTGGAGGACCCGGCCATGCTTGCGGATATTCTGCTGAGGACAGAGCGCGCCATGTTGTATTACCTGGAAGGGTTCGGTGAGGATGGTGCCTGTCTGGAAGGCCTTGGGTACTGGAATTATGGGTTTGGTTATTTCACTTATTATAGCGATCTGCTCTGTTCCAGAAGCGCAGGCAGACTGGACTGGTTCAAGCAAGAGAAGGTAGCGCAAATCGCGCGCTTCCAACAAAAATGTTTCATTGACGGAAGTCATGTAGCCAATTTCTCTGATTCAGTGCCTCAGGTGCTAGTACATATGGGATTGTCCCATTATCTGGCGGAAGTCTGTACGGATGTCGAACGCCCCCCATCCGCTTTGCGTGCTCCTTACACTGAAGATCATTGCAGCCGCTTTGCACCGGCTTTCCGCAATCTGATCTGGACCAGGGCTGGCAAGGAGGACGAAGCTTGGCGAGCCGCCAGCTATTTTCTCCCTGATGCCGCTTGGCTTGTCTCGCGTCATATGTCGGAGGCGGGTTCATTCGGATTCGCCACTAAGGGCGGGCACAATGCTGAACCGCATAACCATAATGATCTGGGACATTTCATTCTGAGCGGCCGGGGAGAAATCTATGCATCCGATCTTGGGAGCGGAGAGTATACTGCTGATTATTTTGGGGCTGGCCGTTACCAGTATGACTGCAATGGATCGCAGGGTCATTCGCTGCCGATCATTGATGGCCAGTATCAGCTGGCCGGTCGGGAGTTCAGCTCCACAGTGCTGCATGCATCGGCGGCGGAGGAGAGTGATGAGCTGACACTGGATCTGACACAGGCTTATCAGGTAACAGGACTACAGTCCTTAATCCGTTCGTTCGTCTGGCATAAAGAGGAACGTCCTCGGCTGGAGCTGACAGATACTTACCGGTATGCGGGAATTCCGGCGAGCTGGACGGAGCGGTTTGTCACCTGGCGTGAGCCTAAGCTCCTTCATCCGGGTACCTTGCTGCTGCCGGGGACTACGGCTCGCGGCGTTGAAGTGACATACGATTCACTGAAAGTTGAGCCGGAGATTACTGTGCATGTGTACCGGGATCATTTTGGCATGGAGAAGCTCTGGTATAGTCTGGACTTCCATGTGCTTCAGCTTGGCGCGGAGGGCAAACTGCTATTCACTTTTCAATTTCTATAA